In Nasonia vitripennis strain AsymCx chromosome 2, Nvit_psr_1.1, whole genome shotgun sequence, a genomic segment contains:
- the Gr58 gene encoding gustatory receptor 58: MGKKPMTRPILPLLISNWVLGIGIIEYPIGTPRPTFSFIYSTTLLVIYCTTSIMIRHEIFRVSIILKNNTVPMTIVFYTNIFLTISIVTLGWYRSKGLRRYVAKAAVADDLMERIGIPNNHGKMLRAVAGQVIKGFFLVTVLIAIIAVIVLVEDAPLQTKILISSVMSFPLFTMFVSDAMFTSCVRCACYRFTELNKVLKAVLTSTHAFPQHKRVCSSVFESGGQDSNFVINNVSQRKNPAVIVKLAKEIHLQLISACQEINNTYGLHLLLSIIFAFAVITGNMYLCYMSSRNSNIPHYILVKTLVVSGIWIVHYGMKICYFSIVCGCCTENSIKTGDYINEFYDEPSTTNETKLKIRQFNMQLIQKPCKFTAWGFVDLNCHLIQVMIGTITTYLMILIQLGTTTYVADDSYSKYLKSFSSLTY; encoded by the exons ATGGGTAAAAAGCCAATGACAAGACCGATTCTTCCGCTACTCATATCCAATTGGGTCCTGGGGATCGGAATAATCGAGTATCCAATAGGAACACCGCGGCCAaccttcagttttatttattctacGACTCTCCTCGTAATTTATTGCACCACCTCCATTATGATCCGACATGAGATCTTCAGAGTGAGCATCATCCTGAAGAACAATACAGTGCCAATGACTATTGTATTCTACACCAATATTTTCCTGACCATCAGTATTGTCACTCTCGGATGGTATCGGAGTAAG GGACTACGCCGTTACGTCGCTAAAGCAGCCGTCGCAGATGATTTGATGGAGCGAATTGGCATCCCAAATAATCATGGAAAAATGCTTAGAGCTGTAGCTGGACAAGTGATCAAAGGTTTTTTCTTGGTTACAGTTCTAATAGCGATAATCGCTGTGATCGTTTTAGTCGAGGATGCGCcgttgcaaacaaaaattttaatatcgtCAGTAATGAGCTTTCCACTATTTACGATGTTTGTTTCCGATGCAATGTTCACCAGCTGTGTCAG GTGCGCTTGCTATAGGTTTACCGAGTTAAACAAGGTTTTAAAAGCTGTGTTAACGAGTACACACGCTTTTCCTCAACATAAGAGAGTATGCAGTTCAGTGTTTGAATCAGGTGGTCAAGATTCTAACTTTGTCATCAATAACGTCAGTCAAAGGAAGAATCCGGCTGTCATAGTAAAACTAGCCAA AGAAATACACTTGCAGTTGATAAGTGCATGTCAGGAAATCAATAACACCTACGGACTGCACCTGCTTTTGTCTATAATATTCGCCTTCGCAGTGATAACCGGTAACATGTACTTGTGCTACATGAGTTCAAGGAATTCTAATATTCCACATTACATTTTGGTAAAAACGTTAGTGGTCTCGGGAATTTGGATAGTTCATTATGGAATGAAGATATGCTATTTCAGCATTGTTTGCGGCTGCTGTACAGAAAAC TCAATAAAAACAGGAGATTACATTAACGAATTTTATGACGAACCTTCCACTACAAATGAAACAAAACTTAAG attcgaCAGTTTAATATGCAACTGATCCAAAAaccttgcaaatttacagctTGGGGATTTGTTGACCTCAACTGCCACTTGATACAAGTG ATGATTGGCACAATAACTACGTACTTAATGATTCTCATACAGCTTGGTACCACTACCTACGTGGCGGATGATTCTTATtctaaatatttgaaatcatTTAGTTCACTGACCTATTAA
- the Gr58 gene encoding gustatory receptor 58 isoform X1, translating into MGKKPMTRPILPLLISNWVLGIGIIEYPIGTPRPTFSFIYSTTLLVIYCTTSIMIRHEIFRVSIILKNNTVPMTIVFYTNIFLTISIVTLGWYRSKGLRRYVAKAAVADDLMERIGIPNNHGKMLRAVAGQVIKGFFLVTVLIAIIAVIVLVEDAPLQTKILISSVMSFPLFTMFVSDAMFTSCVRCACYRFTELNKVLKAVLTSTHAFPQHKRVCSSVFESGGQDSNFVINNVSQRKNPAVIVKLAKEIHLQLISACQEINNTYGLHLLLSIIFAFAVITGNMYLCYMSSRNSNIPHYILVKTLVVSGIWIVHYGMKICYFSIVCGCCTENSIKTGDYINEFYDEPSTTNETKLKVNCLTLLFA; encoded by the exons ATGGGTAAAAAGCCAATGACAAGACCGATTCTTCCGCTACTCATATCCAATTGGGTCCTGGGGATCGGAATAATCGAGTATCCAATAGGAACACCGCGGCCAaccttcagttttatttattctacGACTCTCCTCGTAATTTATTGCACCACCTCCATTATGATCCGACATGAGATCTTCAGAGTGAGCATCATCCTGAAGAACAATACAGTGCCAATGACTATTGTATTCTACACCAATATTTTCCTGACCATCAGTATTGTCACTCTCGGATGGTATCGGAGTAAG GGACTACGCCGTTACGTCGCTAAAGCAGCCGTCGCAGATGATTTGATGGAGCGAATTGGCATCCCAAATAATCATGGAAAAATGCTTAGAGCTGTAGCTGGACAAGTGATCAAAGGTTTTTTCTTGGTTACAGTTCTAATAGCGATAATCGCTGTGATCGTTTTAGTCGAGGATGCGCcgttgcaaacaaaaattttaatatcgtCAGTAATGAGCTTTCCACTATTTACGATGTTTGTTTCCGATGCAATGTTCACCAGCTGTGTCAG GTGCGCTTGCTATAGGTTTACCGAGTTAAACAAGGTTTTAAAAGCTGTGTTAACGAGTACACACGCTTTTCCTCAACATAAGAGAGTATGCAGTTCAGTGTTTGAATCAGGTGGTCAAGATTCTAACTTTGTCATCAATAACGTCAGTCAAAGGAAGAATCCGGCTGTCATAGTAAAACTAGCCAA AGAAATACACTTGCAGTTGATAAGTGCATGTCAGGAAATCAATAACACCTACGGACTGCACCTGCTTTTGTCTATAATATTCGCCTTCGCAGTGATAACCGGTAACATGTACTTGTGCTACATGAGTTCAAGGAATTCTAATATTCCACATTACATTTTGGTAAAAACGTTAGTGGTCTCGGGAATTTGGATAGTTCATTATGGAATGAAGATATGCTATTTCAGCATTGTTTGCGGCTGCTGTACAGAAAAC TCAATAAAAACAGGAGATTACATTAACGAATTTTATGACGAACCTTCCACTACAAATGAAACAAAACTTAAGGTGAATTGCTTGACACTTTTATTTGCGTAA